In one Solanum lycopersicum chromosome 11, SLM_r2.1 genomic region, the following are encoded:
- the LOC101250958 gene encoding cinnamoyl-CoA reductase 2, with protein MANGEGEVVCVTGGSGFIGSWLVSSLLDRGYTVHATVKDLNDEKETKHLLGLEGAESRLRLYQIDLLDYDSIVSAITGAVGVFHLASPCIVDEVKDPENDLLSPAIKGTSNVLTASKELGVKRVVVTSSVSSITPNPNWPADCIMNEDCWTDIEYCKQNGVWYPLSKTLAEKDAWKFAKEKDLDIVVVNPGTVMGPIIPPSLNASMQMILRLLQGCTDTYKDFFMGLVHVKDVALAHILVYENKSAKGRHMCVEAITHYGDFAAKVAELYPEYNIPRLPKDTQPGLLRAKDGAKKLMDLGLEFIEMEQIIRDAVESLKIKGYIS; from the exons ATGGCAAACGGAGAAGGTGAAGTAGTGTGTGTTACCGGAGGCAGCGGTTTTATTGGTTCATGGCTTGTTAGTTCTCTACTTGACCGTGGCTACACTGTTCACGCTACTGTTAAAGATCTCA ATGATGAGAAGGAGACGAAGCATTTACTTGGTTTAGAAGGAGCTGAATCTCGTCTTCGTCTTTATCAAATTGATTTGCTTGATTACGATTCAATTGTTTCTGCGATTACTGGTGCTGTTGGTGTTTTTCATCTTGCTTCTCCTTGCATTGTTGATGAAGTTAAAGATCCTGAG AATGATCTTCTGTCACCAGCAATCAAAGGCACTAGTAATGTACTTACAGCATCAAAGGAGCTTGGTGTTAAGCGTGTGGTAGTGACTTCATCTGTATCGTCCATCACCCCAAATCCTAATTGGCCAGCTGATTGTATCATGAATGAGGATTGCTGGACTGATATTGAGTACTGCAAACAGAATGGG GTATGGTATCCTTTGTCAAAAACACTTGCTGAAAAAGATGCTTGGAAATTTGCCAAGGAAAAAGATTTGGATATTGTTGTGGTGAATCCAGGAACTGTAATGGGCCCTATTATCCCACCAAGCCTTAATGCTAGCATGCAAATGATTCTTCGTCTTCTTCAAG GCTGCACCGATACATATAAAGATTTCTTTATGGGATTAGTCCATGTCAAGGATGTGGCATTGGCTCATATTCTTGTGTATGAAAACAAATCAGCAAAAGGAAGGCACATGTGTGTTGAAGCCATAACTCACTATGGAGACTTCGCGGCTAAGGTTGCAGAGCTTTACCCTGAATATAACATTCCTAG GTTGCCAAAAGATACTCAACCTGGACTATTAAGAGCCAAGGATGGAGCTAAGAAGTTGATGGATTTGGGACTGGAATTTATTGAAATGGAGCAAATAATTAGGGACGCCGTTGAGAGTTTGAAGATCAAGGGATATATTTCTTAA